One genomic window of Halovivax cerinus includes the following:
- a CDS encoding ABC transporter permease, producing MTDDGGDAAEYAASGVEIPPEYREREYVETHRPLWRRFVAGVRTDWLRTLSAGFILGVIVVAIFAPEIAPHDPDATFGLFQEPNTYSEMDYDYDGTVERTWHPLGTDSYGHDILSRIIFGTRVSLLVALATVSFAFVVGTTIGLLAGFYGGWIDSLLMRYIDFQWAFPEIVLAIAIIAFSGGIGVWNVIIAIGIAYVDDFARLVRGEVLWIREEEYIKAARSIGMPDRRIMSREILPMSIGPIVVQATVLLPLAILWEASLSFLGLGVKPTTPTWGLLIADGRDFIVEAWWIAMMPGLAIMFTVLAFNIIGDGLRDAFDVHEGEGIER from the coding sequence ATGACCGACGACGGCGGTGACGCAGCCGAGTACGCCGCGTCGGGCGTCGAGATCCCACCCGAGTATCGAGAACGAGAGTACGTCGAGACACACCGACCGCTCTGGCGCCGGTTCGTCGCCGGCGTCCGGACGGACTGGCTTCGCACCCTGAGCGCAGGGTTCATCCTCGGCGTGATCGTCGTCGCGATCTTCGCCCCGGAGATCGCTCCACACGACCCGGACGCCACGTTCGGCCTCTTCCAGGAGCCGAACACCTACTCCGAGATGGACTACGACTACGACGGGACCGTAGAGCGTACGTGGCACCCGCTCGGAACTGATTCGTACGGCCACGACATCCTCTCGCGCATCATCTTCGGGACGCGAGTGTCCCTGTTGGTCGCACTCGCGACCGTCTCGTTCGCGTTCGTCGTGGGAACGACGATCGGCCTGCTCGCGGGCTTTTACGGCGGGTGGATCGACTCCCTGTTGATGCGATACATCGACTTCCAGTGGGCGTTCCCCGAGATCGTCCTGGCCATCGCGATCATCGCGTTCTCGGGCGGGATCGGCGTGTGGAACGTCATCATCGCCATCGGCATCGCGTACGTCGACGACTTCGCCAGGCTGGTCCGCGGCGAGGTGCTCTGGATTCGCGAAGAGGAGTACATCAAGGCCGCCCGCTCGATCGGGATGCCCGATCGACGGATCATGAGCCGCGAGATCCTCCCCATGTCGATCGGCCCGATCGTCGTCCAGGCGACGGTTCTGCTCCCGCTGGCCATCCTCTGGGAGGCGAGCCTCTCGTTCCTCGGACTCGGCGTGAAACCGACCACGCCGACGTGGGGACTGCTCATCGCCGACGGCCGGGACTTCATCGTCGAGGCCTGGTGGATCGCGATGATGCCCGGACTCGCCATCATGTTCACCGTCCTCGCGTTCAACATCATCGGTGACGGATTGCGCGACGCCTTCGACGTCCACGAAGGGGAGGGGATCGAACGATGA
- a CDS encoding ABC transporter ATP-binding protein translates to MTLVEVENLQTHFHTDRGIVRAVDGVDLAIGEGEIVGLVGESGSGKSVLAESMMGFIDEPGEIVSGDIRLAGDSLPVDSETQMQSIRGDRISIIFQDPMNSLNPTLSVGEQIAEAVRLHQDVGESVSLSAEVKRRIFGAVTDSESWRRAIEMLETVKIPEPSSRAADLPHQFSGGMRQRAAIAMALSCEPDLLIADEPTTALDVTVQAQILDELRLLKEEFDTSILLITHNLALVAETCDQVNVMYAGEIVERADAQELFDNPQHPYTQSLLETIPRLDDPERSLTAIPGSIPDLIDIPYACHFAPRCPEATEACFETPPDFRSVGEDHDAACLYRGVEQDHQHPQ, encoded by the coding sequence ATGACGCTGGTAGAGGTCGAGAACCTGCAGACGCACTTTCACACGGACCGTGGTATCGTACGCGCCGTCGACGGGGTGGACCTGGCGATCGGTGAAGGCGAGATCGTCGGCCTCGTCGGCGAGAGCGGCAGCGGAAAGAGCGTGCTCGCCGAGAGCATGATGGGGTTCATCGACGAACCGGGCGAGATCGTGAGCGGGGACATCCGACTGGCCGGGGATTCACTCCCCGTCGACTCGGAAACGCAAATGCAGTCGATCAGAGGCGATCGGATATCCATCATCTTTCAGGACCCGATGAACAGCCTCAATCCGACGCTATCGGTCGGCGAGCAGATCGCTGAAGCGGTCAGACTCCACCAGGACGTCGGCGAGTCCGTCAGTCTGTCCGCGGAGGTAAAACGGCGCATCTTCGGCGCCGTCACGGACAGCGAGTCCTGGCGTCGCGCCATCGAGATGCTGGAGACGGTGAAGATACCGGAACCCTCCAGTCGGGCGGCGGACCTGCCCCACCAGTTCTCCGGCGGAATGCGACAACGCGCGGCCATCGCGATGGCACTGTCGTGTGAACCCGACCTGCTCATCGCCGACGAGCCGACGACGGCGCTCGACGTGACGGTCCAGGCCCAGATCTTAGACGAGTTGCGTCTGCTCAAGGAGGAGTTCGACACATCGATCCTGTTGATCACGCACAACCTGGCGCTCGTCGCAGAGACGTGCGATCAGGTCAACGTGATGTACGCTGGCGAGATCGTCGAGCGGGCCGACGCGCAGGAACTGTTCGACAACCCACAGCATCCCTACACGCAGAGCCTGCTCGAGACCATTCCCAGGCTCGACGATCCCGAGCGATCTCTGACGGCGATTCCCGGCTCGATCCCGGACCTCATAGACATCCCGTACGCGTGTCACTTCGCGCCGCGGTGTCCGGAAGCGACGGAAGCGTGTTTCGAGACGCCGCCGGACTTTCGCTCCGTCGGCGAGGACCACGACGCCGCCTGTCTGTATCGCGGCGTCGAACAAGACCACCAGCACCCACAATGA